The Kosakonia sacchari SP1 genome includes a window with the following:
- a CDS encoding DedA family protein, producing MEALLEHFITQSATYSLVAIMLVAFFESLALVGLILPGTVMMAALGALIGSGEVNFWHAWLAGIVGCLLGDWISFWLGWRFKGPLHRWSFMKKNKALLDKTEHALHQHSVFTILVGRFVGPTRPLIPMVAGMLDLPIRKFLPPNIVGCLLWPPFYFLPGILAGAAIDIPADMQSGNFKWLLLLTALLLWLACWLCWRLWRAGKSGVDRLTNYLPRRRLLWLAPGTLVVAVAAAVALAQHPLMPIYLNILGDVVRGH from the coding sequence ATGGAAGCGTTGCTGGAACACTTTATTACCCAATCTGCCACGTATTCGCTGGTGGCGATTATGCTGGTGGCGTTTTTTGAGTCGCTGGCGTTAGTCGGGCTGATTTTACCCGGCACGGTAATGATGGCGGCGCTCGGGGCGCTTATCGGCAGCGGTGAAGTGAACTTCTGGCATGCGTGGCTGGCGGGGATTGTTGGCTGCCTGCTCGGCGACTGGATCTCCTTCTGGCTGGGCTGGCGTTTTAAAGGGCCGCTGCACCGCTGGTCGTTTATGAAAAAGAACAAAGCGCTGCTCGATAAAACCGAACACGCGTTGCATCAGCACAGCGTATTTACCATTCTGGTTGGGCGTTTTGTCGGGCCGACGCGCCCGCTGATCCCGATGGTCGCCGGGATGTTGGATCTGCCCATCCGCAAGTTTTTACCGCCGAATATTGTTGGCTGCCTGCTGTGGCCGCCGTTCTATTTCCTACCCGGTATTCTGGCCGGTGCGGCAATTGATATCCCCGCCGATATGCAAAGCGGTAACTTCAAATGGCTGTTATTGCTGACCGCGTTGCTGCTATGGCTGGCCTGCTGGTTATGCTGGCGGTTATGGCGTGCGGGGAAATCCGGTGTTGACCGTTTGACAAACTACCTGCCACGTCGCCGCCTGCTGTGGCTGGCACCGGGCACACTGGTCGTCGCTGTCGCGGCGGCGGTCGCGCTGGCACAGCATCCGCTGATGCCGATTTACCTCAACATTTTAGGCGATGTTGTTCGCGGTCACTGA
- the leuB gene encoding 3-isopropylmalate dehydrogenase, producing the protein MSKNYHIAVLPGDGIGPEVMTQALKVLEAVRNRFGMRISTSHYDVGGIAIDRHGNPLPQATVEGCEQADAILFGSVGGPKWENLPPAQQPERGALLPLRKHFKLFSNLRPAKLYQGLEAFCPLREDIAANGFDILCVRELTGGIYFGQPKGREGSGQHEKAFDTEIYHRFEIERIARIAFESARKRRKKVHSIDKANVLQTSLLWREIVNEIAGEYPDVELAHMYIDNATMQLIKDPSQFDVLLCSNLFGDILSDECAMITGSMGMLPSASLNEQGFGLYEPAGGSAPDIAGKNIANPIAQILSLALLLRYSLNAGDAADAIEGAINRALEEGVRTGDLARGAAAVSTDEMGDIIARYVAEGV; encoded by the coding sequence ATGTCGAAGAATTATCATATTGCTGTGTTACCGGGTGACGGTATTGGCCCGGAAGTGATGACACAAGCCCTGAAAGTACTGGAAGCCGTGCGTAACCGTTTTGGTATGCGTATTTCCACCAGCCATTATGATGTCGGCGGCATTGCCATCGATCGTCACGGCAATCCGCTGCCGCAGGCCACGGTTGAAGGCTGCGAACAAGCCGATGCGATTCTGTTCGGCTCTGTCGGCGGGCCGAAATGGGAAAATCTTCCCCCTGCGCAACAGCCAGAGCGCGGCGCGCTGCTGCCGCTGCGTAAACACTTCAAACTGTTCAGTAACTTGCGCCCGGCAAAACTGTATCAGGGGCTGGAAGCATTTTGTCCGCTACGCGAAGACATCGCCGCCAACGGCTTCGACATTCTGTGCGTGCGTGAACTGACCGGCGGCATCTACTTCGGTCAACCGAAAGGCCGCGAAGGCAGCGGTCAGCATGAAAAAGCGTTTGATACCGAGATCTATCACCGTTTTGAAATCGAGCGCATTGCGCGTATCGCGTTTGAATCAGCGCGTAAACGCCGCAAGAAAGTCCACTCGATTGATAAAGCCAACGTGCTGCAAACCTCGCTGCTGTGGCGCGAAATCGTCAACGAAATCGCCGGTGAATACCCGGACGTTGAACTGGCGCACATGTATATCGACAACGCCACCATGCAGCTGATTAAAGATCCGTCCCAGTTTGACGTGCTGCTGTGCTCCAACCTGTTCGGCGACATTCTTTCCGACGAGTGCGCCATGATAACCGGTTCAATGGGCATGCTGCCTTCCGCCAGCCTGAACGAACAAGGTTTTGGTCTGTATGAACCGGCCGGTGGCTCCGCGCCGGATATCGCCGGGAAAAATATCGCCAACCCGATTGCGCAGATCCTGTCGCTGGCGCTGCTGCTGCGCTACAGCCTGAATGCAGGCGACGCGGCGGACGCCATCGAAGGCGCTATCAATCGTGCATTAGAAGAAGGCGTGCGCACCGGCGACTTAGCCCGTGGCGCTGCCGCTGTCAGTACCGATGAGATGGGCGACATCATCGCTCGTTATGTCGCCGAAGGGGTGTAA
- the leuD gene encoding 3-isopropylmalate dehydratase small subunit — protein sequence MAEKFTQHTGLVVPLDAANVDTDAIIPKQFLQKVTRTGFGAHLFNDWRFLDDKGQQPNPEFVLNFPQYKGASILLARENFGCGSSREHAPWALTDYGFKVVIAPSFADIFYGNSFNNQLLPVTLSDQEVDELFTLVQSNPGITFEVDLEAQVVKAGGKSYSFSIDAFRRHCMLNGLDSIGLTLQHDDAIAAYENKQPAFMR from the coding sequence ATGGCAGAGAAATTTACCCAACATACCGGCCTGGTGGTTCCGCTGGATGCCGCGAATGTGGATACCGACGCGATTATTCCGAAGCAGTTTTTGCAGAAGGTTACGCGCACCGGTTTTGGCGCCCATCTGTTTAACGACTGGCGTTTTCTGGATGACAAAGGCCAACAGCCGAACCCGGAGTTCGTGCTGAACTTCCCACAATACAAAGGCGCGTCGATTTTGCTGGCGCGGGAAAACTTCGGCTGCGGTTCGTCACGTGAACACGCGCCGTGGGCGTTGACTGATTACGGTTTCAAAGTGGTGATTGCGCCAAGTTTCGCCGACATTTTCTACGGCAACAGCTTTAACAACCAACTGCTGCCGGTAACGTTGAGCGATCAAGAAGTGGATGAGCTCTTTACGCTGGTGCAGAGCAATCCGGGCATTACCTTTGAAGTGGATCTGGAAGCCCAGGTAGTGAAAGCGGGCGGGAAGTCTTACAGCTTCTCGATTGACGCCTTCCGCCGCCACTGCATGTTGAACGGTCTGGACAGCATTGGTCTGACATTACAACACGACGATGCCATCGCCGCTTACGAAAACAAACAGCCCGCTTTTATGCGCTAG
- the thiP gene encoding thiamine/thiamine pyrophosphate ABC transporter permease ThiP has protein sequence MATRRQPLIAGWLLPGLTAATLMVAVALAAFLALWQNAPFSGLADFLQDSYLWHVVRFSFWQAFLSALLSVVPAIFLARALYRRRFPGRLALLRLCAMTLILPVLVAVFGILSVYGRQGWLATLWHALGVEWTFSPYGLQGILLAHVFFNLPMASRLLLQTLEQIPGEQRQLAAQLGMRGWAFFRFVEWPWLRRQIPPVAALIFMLCFASFATVLSLGGGPQATTIELAIYQALSFDFDPARAAMLALIQMICCLGLVLLSQHMSKAIAVGSHQITGWRNPEDRLFSKTADIILIGLALLLLLPPLLAVIVDGLNLSLVKVLAEPVLWQAVWTSLRIALGAGLLCVVLTMMLLWSSRELRARQLTMAGQALEISGMLILAMPGIVLATGFFLLLNNSIGLPTSADSIVIFTNALMAIPYALKVLENPMRDLTSRYSMLCQSLGMHGFQRLRVVELRALKRPLAQALAFACVLSIGDFGVVALFGNDDFRTLPFYLYQQIGSYRSQDGAVTALILLLLCFFLFTVIEKLPGRHAKTD, from the coding sequence ATGGCAACGCGCCGTCAGCCATTGATTGCTGGCTGGCTGCTGCCCGGCCTCACCGCCGCCACGTTGATGGTGGCGGTGGCGCTGGCCGCATTTCTGGCGCTGTGGCAAAACGCCCCGTTCAGCGGGCTGGCTGATTTTTTACAAGACAGCTACCTGTGGCATGTGGTGCGTTTCTCCTTCTGGCAGGCGTTTCTCTCCGCGCTGCTCTCTGTCGTACCGGCGATTTTCCTTGCCCGCGCGCTCTATCGGCGGCGTTTCCCTGGTCGTCTCGCCTTGCTACGCCTGTGCGCCATGACGCTGATCCTGCCGGTGCTGGTCGCCGTGTTCGGCATTCTCAGTGTGTATGGTCGCCAGGGCTGGCTGGCAACGCTCTGGCACGCGCTTGGCGTGGAGTGGACATTCTCGCCGTATGGCTTACAGGGCATTCTGCTGGCGCACGTCTTTTTTAATTTGCCGATGGCCTCGCGCCTGCTGCTACAAACGCTGGAGCAGATCCCTGGCGAGCAACGGCAACTGGCCGCACAGCTTGGTATGCGCGGCTGGGCATTCTTCCGTTTTGTCGAATGGCCGTGGTTACGTCGTCAGATCCCGCCAGTCGCCGCGCTGATTTTTATGCTCTGCTTCGCCAGTTTCGCCACCGTGCTGTCGCTGGGTGGCGGGCCGCAGGCTACCACCATTGAACTGGCAATCTACCAGGCGCTCAGCTTCGATTTTGATCCCGCCCGCGCGGCAATGCTGGCGCTGATCCAGATGATCTGCTGCCTCGGGCTGGTGCTACTGAGCCAACACATGAGCAAAGCGATCGCCGTGGGCAGTCATCAGATTACTGGCTGGCGCAACCCGGAAGATCGGCTGTTCAGCAAGACCGCAGATATCATATTGATTGGGCTGGCTTTGTTATTACTGCTGCCGCCGTTGCTGGCGGTGATTGTCGATGGCCTCAATCTGAGCCTGGTGAAAGTGCTGGCCGAGCCTGTGTTGTGGCAAGCGGTATGGACATCACTGCGCATCGCTCTGGGCGCGGGGCTATTGTGTGTCGTGCTGACCATGATGCTGTTGTGGAGCAGCCGGGAGTTACGCGCGCGCCAGCTAACCATGGCTGGGCAAGCGCTGGAAATCAGCGGCATGCTGATCCTCGCGATGCCGGGGATCGTGCTAGCGACGGGCTTCTTTCTGCTGCTCAATAACAGCATTGGCCTGCCCACTTCCGCCGATAGCATCGTCATTTTCACCAATGCGCTGATGGCCATTCCTTATGCGCTGAAAGTGCTGGAAAACCCAATGCGCGATCTGACTTCCCGCTACAGCATGTTGTGCCAGTCGCTGGGAATGCACGGTTTTCAGCGCCTGCGCGTGGTCGAACTGCGCGCGTTGAAACGCCCGCTGGCCCAGGCGCTGGCGTTTGCCTGCGTGCTGTCGATTGGCGATTTCGGCGTGGTCGCCTTATTTGGTAATGACGACTTTCGCACGCTACCGTTTTATCTCTATCAGCAGATTGGGTCGTACCGCAGCCAGGATGGCGCAGTGACCGCGCTCATCTTGCTGCTGCTGTGCTTTTTCTTATTCACCGTGATTGAAAAACTTCCGGGCCGCCATGCTAAGACTGACTGA
- a CDS encoding sugar efflux transporter, translating into MLWLMTMGRRLNGVYVAFMIVAFMMGVAGALQAPTLSLFLSREVGAEPFWVGLFYTVNAIAGIAVSLGLAKRSDNQGDRRKLILFCCLMAVGNALLFAFNRHYLTLITCGVLLASLANTAMPQLFALAREYADSSAREVVMFSSVMRAQLSLAWVIGPPLAFMLALNYGFTAMFSIAAGIFVISLVLVAFWLPSVARVEQPADVAVTQVSGWSDKNVRMLFIASTLMWTCNTMYIIDMPLWISLELGLPNKLAGILMGTAAGLEIPAMILAGFFVKRIGKRRMMVTAVAAGVLFYIGLIFFHSQTALLSLQLFNAVFIGIIAGIGMLWFQDLMPGRAGSATTLFTNSISTGVILAGVIQGALAQSYGHGAVYIGIAAISVVTLWLTSRVKDV; encoded by the coding sequence ATGCTCTGGTTAATGACGATGGGACGCCGCCTTAATGGCGTTTACGTCGCTTTTATGATCGTCGCCTTTATGATGGGAGTTGCCGGAGCGCTACAGGCACCGACGCTCAGCCTGTTTCTGAGCCGGGAAGTGGGTGCTGAGCCGTTCTGGGTCGGGCTGTTTTATACCGTCAACGCCATTGCCGGGATCGCTGTCAGCCTTGGGCTGGCAAAACGATCCGACAACCAGGGCGACAGGCGCAAGTTGATCCTCTTTTGTTGCCTGATGGCAGTGGGCAATGCGCTGTTATTCGCCTTTAACCGCCACTATCTGACGCTTATCACCTGCGGTGTGCTGCTGGCGTCGCTGGCAAATACCGCCATGCCGCAGCTTTTCGCACTGGCGCGCGAGTATGCGGACAGTTCCGCACGCGAAGTGGTGATGTTCAGTTCTGTCATGCGTGCGCAACTCTCGCTGGCGTGGGTGATTGGCCCACCGCTGGCGTTTATGCTGGCGCTGAATTATGGCTTTACCGCTATGTTTTCCATTGCCGCCGGGATTTTTGTTATCAGCCTGGTGCTGGTGGCGTTCTGGTTGCCTTCGGTGGCGCGTGTTGAACAACCCGCCGACGTGGCGGTGACGCAGGTCAGCGGCTGGAGCGATAAAAATGTACGCATGCTGTTTATTGCCTCCACGCTGATGTGGACCTGCAACACCATGTACATCATTGATATGCCGCTGTGGATCAGCCTGGAATTAGGGTTGCCCAACAAACTGGCCGGGATTTTAATGGGTACAGCGGCAGGGCTGGAGATCCCAGCGATGATCCTGGCAGGATTTTTTGTTAAACGTATTGGCAAACGGCGCATGATGGTCACCGCTGTCGCGGCGGGTGTGCTGTTCTACATCGGCCTGATTTTTTTCCACAGCCAGACGGCGTTACTTTCCCTGCAACTGTTTAATGCGGTGTTTATCGGCATTATCGCCGGGATTGGCATGTTGTGGTTTCAGGATCTAATGCCAGGGCGGGCAGGTTCGGCGACAACGCTATTTACCAACAGTATTTCGACCGGTGTGATCCTAGCCGGGGTGATTCAGGGCGCGCTGGCGCAAAGCTATGGTCACGGCGCGGTTTATATCGGCATTGCGGCGATTTCGGTGGTAACGCTGTGGCTGACCAGCCGCGTTAAAGATGTGTAA
- the sgrT gene encoding glucose uptake inhibitor SgrT, with amino-acid sequence MQRSSLRRFYLDYFRATQDAGWLARLSARQRLKMLEELMQWEVTTPVSKD; translated from the coding sequence ATGCAGAGATCATCCCTACGACGGTTTTATCTGGACTATTTTCGCGCCACGCAGGATGCGGGCTGGCTCGCTCGTCTGAGCGCACGCCAGCGCCTGAAAATGCTGGAAGAGCTGATGCAGTGGGAAGTGACAACGCCGGTCTCGAAGGACTGA
- the thiB gene encoding thiamine ABC transporter substrate binding subunit yields MLKKSLPFLLLIAAPVFAKPVLTVYTYDSFSADWGPGPAVKKAFESDCNCELKFVALEDGVSLLNRLRMEGKNSKADVVLGLDNNLLEAATQTKLFAKSGVATDAVNVPGGWKNDTFVPFDYGWFAFVYDKNKLKNPPKSLKDLVESDQKWRVIYEDPRTSTPGLGLLLWMQKVYGDNAPQAWQKLAAKTVTVTKGWSEAYGLFLKGESDLVLSYTTSPAYHIIEEKKDNYAAANFSEGHYLQVEVAARTAASKQPELAEKFLKFMVSPAFQNTIPSGNWMYPVSNVALPAGFDHLVKPQTSLEYSSQEVANQRATWINAWQRAVSH; encoded by the coding sequence GTGTTAAAAAAATCACTGCCGTTCCTGCTGCTGATCGCAGCGCCTGTTTTTGCAAAACCCGTTCTGACCGTTTACACCTACGACTCCTTTTCTGCTGACTGGGGGCCAGGGCCTGCGGTAAAAAAAGCCTTTGAAAGCGACTGCAACTGCGAGCTGAAATTCGTGGCGCTGGAAGATGGCGTTTCGCTGCTTAACCGCCTGCGCATGGAAGGCAAAAACAGTAAAGCCGACGTGGTGCTGGGGCTGGATAACAACCTGCTTGAAGCTGCGACACAAACCAAACTGTTCGCCAAAAGCGGCGTCGCTACCGATGCGGTTAACGTGCCGGGCGGCTGGAAGAACGACACGTTTGTACCGTTCGACTACGGCTGGTTCGCGTTTGTCTACGATAAAAATAAACTGAAAAACCCGCCGAAAAGCCTGAAAGATCTGGTCGAAAGCGATCAGAAATGGCGCGTTATCTATGAAGATCCACGTACCAGCACGCCAGGCCTCGGCCTGCTGCTATGGATGCAGAAAGTCTATGGCGACAACGCGCCGCAAGCGTGGCAGAAACTGGCGGCCAAAACGGTCACCGTCACCAAAGGCTGGAGCGAAGCTTACGGCTTGTTCCTGAAAGGGGAAAGCGACCTGGTACTGAGCTACACCACCTCTCCGGCTTACCACATTATTGAAGAGAAGAAAGATAACTACGCGGCGGCGAATTTCAGCGAAGGTCACTATTTGCAGGTGGAAGTTGCCGCCCGTACCGCAGCCAGTAAACAGCCGGAACTGGCGGAAAAATTCCTGAAATTTATGGTGTCACCCGCGTTCCAGAACACTATCCCGAGCGGTAACTGGATGTACCCGGTGAGCAATGTCGCTTTACCGGCAGGCTTCGACCACCTGGTGAAACCGCAAACCTCGCTGGAATACTCTTCGCAGGAGGTAGCGAACCAGCGCGCAACATGGATTAATGCATGGCAACGCGCCGTCAGCCATTGA
- the leuC gene encoding 3-isopropylmalate dehydratase large subunit, with translation MAKSLYEKLFDAHVVYEVPNETPLLYIDRHLVHEVTSPQAFDGLRAHHRPVRQPGKTFATMDHNVSTQTKDINASGEMARIQMQELIKNCKEFGVELYDLNHPYQGIVHVMGPEQGITLPGMTIVCGDSHTATHGAFGALAFGIGTSEVEHVLATQTLKQGRAKTMKIEVKGTAAPGITAKDIVLAIIGKTGSAGGTGHVVEFCGDAIRALSMEGRMTLCNMAIEMGAKAGLVAPDETTFNYVQGRLHAPKGKDFDDAVAYWKTLHTDEGAVFDTVVTLQAEEIAPQVTWGTNPGQVISVTDIIPDPASFADPVERASAEKALAYMGLKPGVPLTEVAIDKVFIGSCTNSRIEDLRVAAEIAKGRKVAPGVQALVVPGSGPVKAQAEAEGLDKIFIEAGFEWRLPGCSMCLAMNNDRLNPGERCASTSNRNFEGRQGRGGRTHLVSPAMAAAAAVTGHFADIRSL, from the coding sequence ATGGCTAAGAGTTTGTACGAAAAGTTGTTTGACGCCCACGTGGTCTATGAAGTGCCGAACGAAACCCCACTGTTGTATATCGACCGTCACCTGGTGCATGAAGTGACATCACCACAGGCGTTCGACGGGCTGCGCGCGCACCACCGTCCGGTACGCCAGCCGGGTAAAACCTTCGCGACGATGGATCACAACGTCTCGACGCAAACCAAAGATATCAACGCCTCCGGCGAGATGGCGCGTATTCAAATGCAGGAGTTGATCAAAAACTGCAAAGAATTCGGCGTTGAGCTGTACGACCTGAACCACCCATATCAGGGTATCGTCCACGTGATGGGGCCGGAACAGGGCATTACCCTGCCGGGCATGACCATCGTGTGTGGCGACTCCCACACCGCCACGCACGGCGCGTTTGGCGCGCTGGCTTTCGGTATCGGTACATCCGAAGTGGAACACGTTCTGGCGACGCAAACCCTGAAACAGGGTCGCGCCAAAACCATGAAGATTGAAGTCAAAGGTACGGCCGCACCAGGGATCACCGCGAAAGATATCGTGCTGGCAATCATTGGTAAAACCGGCAGCGCCGGCGGAACCGGGCATGTGGTTGAGTTTTGCGGCGATGCCATCCGTGCGCTGAGCATGGAAGGCCGTATGACGCTGTGCAATATGGCCATTGAGATGGGCGCTAAAGCCGGTCTGGTCGCTCCCGATGAAACCACTTTTAACTATGTGCAGGGCCGTTTGCATGCGCCGAAGGGCAAAGACTTCGATGATGCGGTGGCTTACTGGAAAACACTGCATACCGACGAAGGTGCGGTTTTCGACACCGTCGTCACGTTGCAGGCCGAAGAGATCGCCCCGCAGGTGACCTGGGGCACCAACCCGGGCCAGGTCATTTCCGTGACCGATATCATTCCTGATCCGGCCTCGTTTGCCGATCCGGTTGAGCGTGCTTCGGCGGAAAAAGCGCTGGCCTACATGGGGCTGAAACCCGGTGTACCGTTAACGGAAGTGGCTATTGATAAAGTCTTTATCGGCTCCTGTACCAACTCACGCATTGAAGATTTGCGCGTAGCGGCGGAAATAGCCAAAGGGCGTAAAGTCGCGCCGGGCGTGCAGGCGCTGGTCGTGCCGGGTTCCGGCCCGGTGAAAGCGCAGGCGGAAGCCGAAGGTCTCGACAAAATATTTATTGAAGCCGGTTTTGAGTGGCGCTTGCCGGGCTGCTCCATGTGCCTGGCCATGAATAACGATCGCCTGAATCCGGGTGAACGTTGCGCATCAACCAGTAACCGTAACTTTGAAGGCCGCCAGGGCCGCGGCGGCCGCACGCATCTGGTCAGCCCGGCGATGGCTGCTGCTGCCGCCGTGACCGGCCATTTCGCTGATATTCGCAGCTTGTAA
- the thiQ gene encoding thiamine ABC transporter ATP-binding protein ThiQ produces MLRLTDVTWLYHHLPMRFPLSVTQGEQIAVLGPSGAGKSTLLNLIAGFLTPASGTITIAGEDHTHTTPSQRPVSMLFQENNLFTHLTVRQNIGLGLNPGLKLNSDQQHKLEQIAETMGLESLLARLPEQLSGGQRQRVALARCLVREQPVLLLDEPFSALDPALRQEMLALVQDVCRRQQLTLLMVSHSVEDAARIAERSLVIADGRIAWDGNTDELLSGKSSASGLLGIRGQ; encoded by the coding sequence ATGCTAAGACTGACTGATGTCACCTGGCTTTATCACCATCTGCCAATGCGCTTTCCCCTCTCTGTTACCCAGGGCGAGCAGATTGCCGTTCTCGGCCCAAGCGGCGCGGGAAAAAGCACGCTGCTAAATCTGATTGCCGGGTTTCTCACCCCCGCCAGCGGCACAATCACCATCGCGGGCGAGGATCACACGCACACGACGCCCTCGCAGCGCCCGGTATCGATGCTGTTTCAGGAAAATAACCTCTTTACTCATCTCACTGTGCGGCAAAACATCGGGCTGGGGTTAAACCCGGGTCTGAAGCTGAATAGCGACCAGCAGCATAAACTTGAGCAAATCGCCGAAACGATGGGGCTGGAATCACTGCTGGCGCGCCTGCCGGAGCAACTTTCCGGCGGTCAGCGTCAACGCGTGGCACTGGCGCGCTGCCTGGTGCGTGAACAGCCGGTGTTACTGCTTGATGAACCGTTTTCCGCACTCGACCCGGCGCTGCGCCAGGAGATGCTCGCGCTGGTGCAGGATGTGTGCCGACGCCAGCAGTTAACGCTGTTGATGGTGTCGCACAGTGTGGAGGATGCGGCGCGGATTGCCGAACGTTCGCTGGTGATTGCCGACGGGCGCATTGCCTGGGATGGCAACACGGACGAGCTGCTCAGCGGCAAATCGTCCGCGTCTGGTTTGCTGGGTATTCGCGGTCAGTGA
- the sgrR gene encoding HTH-type transcriptional regulator SgrR, protein MSSGRLQQQFIRLWQCCDGKSQETTLNELAELLSCSRRHMRTLLNTMQARGWLTWDAEAGRGKRSRLTFLYTGLALQQQRAEDLLEQDRIDQLVQLVGDKKAVRQMLVSHLGRSFRQGRHILRVLYYRPLRNLLPGSALRRSETHIARQIFSALTRINEENGELEADIAHHWKLISPLHWRFYLRPGIHFHHGRELEMSDVIASLERATALPLYSHIYEVLSPTPWTLDIHLSQPDNWLPWLMGHVPAMILPREWNTMSNFASQPIGTGPYAVTRNTTNQLKIHAFDDYFGFRALIDEVNVWVLPDLSDEPTSGLTLEGPTDGEKAVESRLEEGCYYLLFDARSSRGANPAVREWVSHVLSPTNLLWHANEQYQRYWFPAYGLLPRWHHARPGSGEKPAGLETLTITFYREHNEHEALARTMSTLLAEHGVKLIVQEVDYDEWHRGEAGSDIWLNSANFTLPLDFSVFANLYEVPLLQHCIPLDWQADVAKWRNGEMNLAVWSQQLLASKAIVPLIHHWLRIQGQRTMRGLRMNTLGWFDFKSAWFAPPDP, encoded by the coding sequence ATGTCGTCCGGCCGCCTGCAACAACAGTTCATCCGTCTGTGGCAATGCTGCGATGGGAAGTCACAAGAAACCACACTCAACGAGCTGGCGGAGCTGCTTAGCTGTTCTCGCCGCCACATGCGCACCTTGCTTAACACCATGCAGGCGCGCGGCTGGCTGACATGGGATGCGGAAGCCGGCCGCGGCAAACGTTCGCGGCTCACCTTCCTTTATACCGGCCTTGCACTCCAGCAACAGCGCGCCGAAGACCTGCTGGAGCAGGATCGTATCGATCAACTGGTGCAACTGGTCGGTGATAAAAAGGCGGTGCGTCAGATGCTGGTTTCGCATCTCGGCCGCAGTTTTCGCCAGGGGCGACATATCCTGCGGGTGCTTTACTACCGTCCACTGCGTAACCTGCTGCCAGGTAGCGCATTGCGTCGTTCCGAAACCCATATAGCGCGACAAATCTTCAGTGCGCTAACGCGCATAAATGAGGAAAACGGGGAACTGGAAGCGGATATTGCTCACCACTGGAAGCTGATTTCCCCTTTGCACTGGCGATTTTATTTACGCCCCGGCATTCATTTTCACCATGGCCGCGAGCTGGAAATGAGCGATGTGATTGCTTCTCTGGAGCGCGCCACCGCCCTGCCGCTCTATTCGCACATCTACGAAGTACTCTCACCGACGCCCTGGACGCTGGATATTCATCTCAGCCAGCCAGATAACTGGCTACCGTGGTTGATGGGTCATGTGCCCGCCATGATTTTGCCGCGTGAATGGAACACGATGAGCAACTTCGCCAGCCAGCCGATTGGCACCGGCCCTTACGCGGTGACGCGCAATACCACTAACCAGCTAAAAATCCACGCCTTTGATGACTACTTCGGCTTTCGTGCCTTGATCGATGAAGTCAACGTCTGGGTGTTGCCGGACCTGAGCGATGAACCGACCAGCGGCCTGACACTTGAAGGGCCAACCGACGGCGAAAAAGCGGTGGAAAGCCGCCTCGAAGAGGGCTGTTATTACCTGCTGTTTGATGCGCGTTCCAGCCGTGGCGCGAATCCGGCGGTCAGAGAGTGGGTCAGCCATGTGCTCTCGCCCACCAATCTGTTGTGGCACGCCAATGAGCAGTATCAGCGTTACTGGTTCCCGGCTTACGGCCTGCTGCCGCGCTGGCACCATGCGCGCCCCGGCAGCGGTGAGAAACCGGCCGGTCTGGAAACGCTCACCATCACCTTCTACCGCGAACACAATGAGCACGAAGCGCTTGCCCGCACCATGAGCACGCTGCTGGCCGAACACGGCGTGAAGCTTATCGTGCAGGAAGTGGATTATGACGAATGGCACCGGGGCGAAGCCGGGAGCGATATCTGGCTCAACAGCGCCAATTTCACGCTGCCACTGGATTTTTCGGTGTTCGCCAACCTCTACGAAGTGCCGCTGCTACAGCACTGTATTCCGCTCGACTGGCAGGCGGATGTAGCAAAATGGCGCAACGGGGAGATGAATCTTGCCGTCTGGTCGCAGCAGTTGCTCGCCAGTAAAGCCATCGTACCGCTGATCCACCACTGGCTGAGGATTCAGGGACAGCGCACCATGCGCGGGCTGCGCATGAACACGCTGGGCTGGTTCGACTTTAAATCCGCCTGGTTTGCGCCACCGGATCCATAA